The sequence ATCCAACTTCGCAGCGGATGCTCGTTTAACCCGGCGCATGCCTTGATCAAGCGAAAACCCAACTGAAATTCGGGCTGCGTTTCGCTGACTATTTTGCCAGCGCCGCGCATTGTAGCGGTATTTTCAAACTTTGCCAAAACGTCTTGAGCTTGACTGGCTGCGGACAATGTAGGGTACTCGGCAAATAAACATGCACCAGACCCGGACATGCGAACCCGTATACCGAGCTCGCCTAGCCTCCGAACGCTTGCCTCAATCTGAGGATACCGCCGGAAAACCACCGCTTCCATGTCATTTCGACCAAAGCCGAAATTAGGCAAAGCAAGAAAGTCCGTAATTCTGACGTGTTTTGAATTGCGTGTCAAATCAGGGGCAGAAAAAATCTCTGCCGTGGGCACGCTCGCCTCGGGCTGCACGAGCAGATACGCGGCTTCGGGCAGGCTCACCGCCTGCAAGTCCTCGCCCACCCCTTCGGCAAAGGCCGGTTGACCGAATACGAATACCGGCACATCGGCGCCCAGCGGCAGGGCCAGCGCCATGAGGTCGCGGCGCGACAGTCCGCAGCCCCACAGGCGGTTCAAGGCGATCAGCGTGGTGGCCGCATCGCTGGATCCGCCCCCCAGCCCGCCGCCTTGCGGAATGCGTTTGACCAGACCGATGCGCGCGCCCTGCGCCACGCCGCATGCGGCCTGCAAGGCACGCGCCGCGCGCACGATGAGATCCTGCTCGGGCGCGACGCCGGGCAGATCATAGGCGCGCTCGATCAGGCCGTCCGAGCGCGCCTCGAACGACAGCGTGTCGCACAGATCGACAAAGCGGAAGACGCTTTGCAGCAGATGGTAGCCATCGGGGCGCCGGCCTACGATGTGCAAAAAGAGGTTGAGCTTGGCCGGCGCGGGTACGTCGTAGAGCGTCATGATGGCGGCACTTACGCCGGGTTGATGACCAGACGCACCACGATGCGGCGCCCGGCCTCCTGACGCTCCAGCATGAGCAATTGGGGCCCGGCGCTGTCATAGCGCGAAAGCTGCACGGACCAGCCGCCCTGATCGAAGCGAGCAAGGTGCCCGGCCTCGTCGCGCCGCACGGATTGCGCGGCCGGCTCGCTGGCCAGCCGCCCACGCAACCAGTCGCGCAGGCCCGAGACCGGCACCGGGCTGCCCAGAGCATCTTCGGCCAGGGTATCGGGATCGTTGGCCTGCAGGCGGGAACCGTTGGCCCGCGTCAGTTGCGCCGCGCCCGGGCGACCCTGCACCCGGGCCTCGGTCGAGCCGAGCGGGTTGGTCAGGTCCAG comes from Bordetella holmesii ATCC 51541 and encodes:
- the lolB gene encoding outer membrane lipoprotein LolB; translation: MSTRRDWLVRAARLGLTLSLGVVAACSSLPKSQGVAGDSFARAGRFAITATEADGRQQAVQGGFQWQDNGQEFVLDLTNPLGSTEARVQGRPGAAQLTRANGSRLQANDPDTLAEDALGSPVPVSGLRDWLRGRLASEPAAQSVRRDEAGHLARFDQGGWSVQLSRYDSAGPQLLMLERQEAGRRIVVRLVINPA
- the ispE gene encoding 4-(cytidine 5'-diphospho)-2-C-methyl-D-erythritol kinase, whose product is MTLYDVPAPAKLNLFLHIVGRRPDGYHLLQSVFRFVDLCDTLSFEARSDGLIERAYDLPGVAPEQDLIVRAARALQAACGVAQGARIGLVKRIPQGGGLGGGSSDAATTLIALNRLWGCGLSRRDLMALALPLGADVPVFVFGQPAFAEGVGEDLQAVSLPEAAYLLVQPEASVPTAEIFSAPDLTRNSKHVRITDFLALPNFGFGRNDMEAVVFRRYPQIEASVRRLGELGIRVRMSGSGACLFAEYPTLSAASQAQDVLAKFENTATMRGAGKIVSETQPEFQLGFRLIKACAGLNEHPLRSWIAS